TGCTCATTGAACTAATGTCATTGAGCTTGCCAAAACACCGAAACATCGAAACAGAGTGGATTTCAGCACTTTCAAGGAGCAAATTTTAATAAACTCGCTGATTTATTAGTTTATAACAATTAATTTAGCCTGACTACTATATTTTGAAATAATATTTACAGTATATGTTCCTTTTGGAAAATGAGATGTTGGTAAATTTATTATTTCGCCTTCAGAAATACTTTCAATATCTTTTGTTAGAATTTGTTTTCCTGTAATATCAATAATACTTATACGAACATCTGTGTAATCAGCTGGAAATAAGATGTTTACAGACTCATTTGCAGGAATTGGATAAACTTGTATTTCTTTATCTATCTTTTCTTCGCAATTGGCAACAATAGTTGATAACATTTCCCACTTTCCATCAAAATCATATTGTTTTAATTGATAATATGTTTTTCCTTGATTTGCCACAACCTGATATTCATAGTTTATAACTTTAGAAGAAAATCCTGCTGCTGGAATCTTTGCTAAACTATTGAAATTTTCAAAATCTGTAGTTTCAATAATTTCAAAATAGTCGGAGTTTATTTCACTTGCAGTTGACCATGCAAAATTTATTTTGTCATTTTCGCAATCAGATGTAAAAGAAAGCAAAGTAACGGGTAAGTTATCGTCTAATATTTTGAAAGCTTCGTCTTGATAAACACCTGGGCAACCTGTACTAAAAGAAACTTTACACCTATAATAGGTAATTGATGTTAAATTAGGAGGTGTTGTATATTGAATATTTGTAGCTCCTGGAATAATTGACCATG
This genomic window from Bacteroidales bacterium contains:
- a CDS encoding T9SS type A sorting domain-containing protein, translated to WSIIPGATNIQYTTPPNLTSITYYRCKVSFSTGCPGVYQDEAFKILDDNLPVTLLSFTSDCENDKINFAWSTASEINSDYFEIIETTDFENFNSLAKIPAAGFSSKVINYEYQVVANQGKTYYQLKQYDFDGKWEMLSTIVANCEEKIDKEIQVYPIPANESVNILFPADYTDVRISIIDITGKQILTKDIESISEGEIINLPTSHFPKGTYTVNIISKYSSQAKLIVIN